The following are encoded together in the Thermothelomyces thermophilus ATCC 42464 chromosome 3, complete sequence genome:
- a CDS encoding glycosyltransferase family 57 protein (CAZy_ID 267915), with product MTEIYPSLAQCAIVAAALKVLLFPAYKSTDFEVHRNWLAITHSLPLWDWYYEKSSQWTLDYPPFFAYFEWIMSQVAKLVDPAMLKVYNLEYDSWQTVYFQRFTVIITELLLVYSLQLFVDSSHGVSKRAAQAAAISILLSPGLFIIDHIHFQYNGVMYGILIASLVLARKKETLLWSGLLFAALLCMKHIYLYLAPAYFVFLLRAYCLSPKSIFRIQFLNCVKLGAGIAAIFGAAFGPFALKGQIRQIASRLFPFSRGLCHAYWAPNVWAMYSFVDRVLIVLAPRLGLSVREEALQSVTRGLVGDTSFAVLPEITPRTCFALTLLFQAIPLLKLFAQSTPSWDNFVGAVTLCGYASFLFGWHVHEKAILLVIIPFSLIALKDRRHLGAFRPLAVAGHVSLFPLLFTPAEFPLKTVYTVFWLILFLVAFDRLAPASSRARFFLFDRFSTLYITVSIPLIVYCSLVHGVVFGKSYEFLPLMFTSSYSAIGVVGSWVGFMVVYFTS from the exons CAAATCTACCGATTTCGAAGTCCACCGCAACTGGCTCGCCATCACACACAGCTTGCCCCTGTGGGACTGGTACTACGAAAAATCGTCGCAATGGACCCTCGACTACCCGCCCTTCTTCGCCTACTTCGAATGGATCATGTCGCAGGTCGCCAAGCTGGTAGACCCTGCCATGCTCAAGGTGTACAACCTCGAGTACGATAGCTGGCAAACGGTCTACTTTCAGCGGTTCACTGTTATCATCACCGAGCTGCTCCTCGTATATTCTCTACAGCT GTTCGTGGACTCATCGCACGGTGTGTCGAAACGAGCAGCGCAGGCGGCTGCCATATCCATCCTGCTCTCGCCGGGCCTCTTCATCATCGACCACATCCACTTCCAGTACAATGGCGTCATGTACGGTATCCTCATCGCCTCCCTGGTCCTGGCCCGGAAGAAAGAAACGCTGCTCTGGAGCGGCCTCCTGTTTGCTGCCCTGTTGTGCATGAAGCACATTTACCTCTACCTGGCGCCGGCCTACTTTGTCTTCCTCCTGAGGGCCTACTGCCTCTCGCCAAAATCCATATTCCGGATCCAGTTCCTCAACTGCGTCAAGTTGGGCGCCGGCATCGCTGCCATCTTCGGCGCGGCTTTCGGACCGTTCGCGCTCAAGGGGCAGATCCGCCAGATCGCCAGCAGGCTCTTTCCGTTCTCGCGCGGCCTCTGCCACGCTTACTGGGCACCGAACGTGTGGGCCATGTACTCGTTTGTCGACCGCGTCCTGATCGTTCTCGCGCCGCGGCTAGGCCTGTCGGTAAGAGAGGAGGCTCTGCAGAGCGTCACGCGTGGGTTGGTCGGAGACACGTCCTTCGCGGTCCTACCGGAGATTACGCCGCGGACGTGCTTCGCCCTGACGCTCCTCTTCCAGGCGATCCCACTGCTCAAGCTCTTTGCCCAGTCGACGCCGTCGTGGGATAACTTCGTCGGCGCCGTCACCCTCTGCGGTTATGCTTCATTCCTCTTCGGTTGGCACGTCCACGAGAAGGCGATCCTCCTCGTCATCATCCCCTTCAGCCTCATTGCTCTCAAGGACCGGCGGCACCTGGGCGCATTCCGCCCGCTCGCAGTTGCCGGCCATGTCTCGCTGTTCCCGCTGCTCTTCACCCCGGCGGAATTCCCTCTCAAGACGGTCTACACCGTGTTCTGGCTTATCCTCTTCCTGGTAGCCTTCGACCGTTTAGCACCCGCGTCCAGCCGCGCCAGGTTTTTCCTCTTTGACCGTTTCAGCACGCTCTACATCACGGTCAGCATTCCCCTGATCGTGTACTGCTCCCTGGTGCACGGGGTCGTGTTCGGAAAAAGCTACGAGTTTCTGCCCCTGATGTTCACTAGTTCCTACTCAGCAATAGGGGTGGTCGGCAGTTGGGTGGGTTTCATGGTGGTGTACTTCACGTCATAG